A genomic region of Phragmites australis chromosome 2, lpPhrAust1.1, whole genome shotgun sequence contains the following coding sequences:
- the LOC133909950 gene encoding putative cyclin-dependent kinase F-2 produces the protein MALTKRPPPRSEGCSFAAKRRCGDEAPAAGIAPSAPKSGQRGVPMDSGAAAARNDDGLRIGTLKSYKLLPKIGNGAFGVVRKACDCRTGEKVAIKSVRTGGEALLREAAMLVACAGNPTVVELREVARHEETDELHLVMEYVGLSLYDVTVARRRVGRPFTEKEVRHVMRRLLGGVETMHGHDVIHCDLKPGNILVGKEDGRGRLIKICDLGLSRSMTAPPPDTTQLEGTLWYMAPEQLLGDKDIGAPIDLWALGCVMAELVSGKPIFQEYSVHEQVGKIINVLGVPDEMSLMPLGVAASTPSQLRAVVPDERLSLAGFDVLHGLLEFDPKARLTANAALRKPWFAVKDDDWRRSISSKALKLQ, from the coding sequence ATGGCGCTCACGAAGCGGCCGCCACCGCGATCGGAAGGATGCTCCTTCGCCGCAAAGCGTCGTTGTGGAGACGAAGCACCGGCAGCAGGGATCGCTCCCTCCGCCCCGAAGTCCGGCCAACGCGGAGTTCCGATGGATTCCGGCGCCGCCGCAGCAAGAAACGACGACGGGCTGCGTATCGGAACCCTCAAGTCCTATAAGCTGCTCCCCAAGATCGGGAATGGGGCTTTCGGCGTCGTGCGCAAGGCGTGCGACTGCCGCACCGGCGAGAAGGTCGCGATCAAATCCGTACGTACCGGCGGCGAGGCACTGCTGCGGGAGGCCGCTATGCTGGTGGCGTGCGCCGGCAACCCCACAGTTGTAGAGCTCCGCGAGGTGGCGCGCCACGAGGAAACGGATGAGCTCCACCTCGTCATGGAGTACGTCGGGTTGAGTCTCTACGACGTCACGGTCGCGCGCCGCCGCGTCGGCCGGCCGTTCACGGAGAAGGAGGTGCGCCACGTGATGAGGCGCCTGCTGGGCGGCGTGGAGACGATGCACGGGCATGACGTTATCCACTGCGACCTCAAGCCCGGGAACATCCTCGTGGGCAAAGAGGACGGCCGGGGACGACTGATCAAGATCTGCGACCTCGGCCTCTCCAGGTCCATGACCGCGCCGCCACCGGACACCACGCAGCTCGAGGGCACACTCTGGTACATGGCGCCAGAGCAGCTCCTGGGAGACAAGGATATTGGCGCGCCCATCGATCTGTGGGCGCTCGGGTGCGTTATGGCGGAGCTCGTCTCAGGGAAACCGATCTTCCAAGAGTACAGCGTGCACGAGCAGGTGGGcaagatcatcaatgtcctcggaGTCCCCGACGAGATGTCGTTGATGCCGTTGGGCGTGGCAGCCTCGACGCCGAGCCAGCTGCGGGCCGTGGTGCCGGACGAGCGGCTGTCGCTGGCAGGGTTCGACGTTCTCCACGGCCTGCTAGAGTTCGACCCCAAGGCCAGGCTCACCGCCAATGCCGCGCTCCGTAAGCCATGGTTTGCGGTGAAAGATGACGATTGGCGACGCTCCATCAGCAGCAAGGCCCTAAAGCTGCAGTAG
- the LOC133904527 gene encoding uncharacterized protein LOC133904527 isoform X1: protein MDGGEGKEEATQDCAGQDRLAQPHEGRLQQALRSWHIVGRLGGCNSMNMQLSQLPLDCKRPSYDALEGANITPTSFYNIGDLEIQDNLARVWVDIGIYEPLLLDILLNALTTISSDHLGIKQVQFGGLEFENWDENLKTEEAGYSIHKI from the exons ATGG ATGGAGGAGAGGGTAAGGAAGAAGCGACGCAAGATTGTGCAGGCCAAGACCGGCTCGCCCAACCCCACGAAGGTCGTCTTCAACAA GCTCTGCGATCGTGGCATATAGTTGGGCGCCTTGGGGGCTGCAATTCTATGAATATGCAG tTATCGCAGTTGCCTTTAGATTGTAAAAGACCAAGTTATGATGCTCTTGAAGGAGCAAACATCACCCCAACATCCTTTTACAACATTGGTGATCTTGAGATTCAAGATAATCTAGCACGTGTATG GGTAGACATTGGTATTTATGAACCGTTGCTTTTGGACATCCTGCTTAATGCCTTAACGACCATAAGTTCAGA TCATCTTGGTATTAAGCAAGTACAGTTTGGAGGGTTAGAGTTCGAGAACTGGGATGAGAACTTGAAAACAGAAGAAGCTGGATATAGTATCCACAAAATTTAG
- the LOC133904527 gene encoding uncharacterized protein LOC133904527 isoform X2: METFLNWALRSWHIVGRLGGCNSMNMQLSQLPLDCKRPSYDALEGANITPTSFYNIGDLEIQDNLARVWVDIGIYEPLLLDILLNALTTISSDHLGIKQVQFGGLEFENWDENLKTEEAGYSIHKI; the protein is encoded by the exons ATGGAGACCTTCCTAAATTGG GCTCTGCGATCGTGGCATATAGTTGGGCGCCTTGGGGGCTGCAATTCTATGAATATGCAG tTATCGCAGTTGCCTTTAGATTGTAAAAGACCAAGTTATGATGCTCTTGAAGGAGCAAACATCACCCCAACATCCTTTTACAACATTGGTGATCTTGAGATTCAAGATAATCTAGCACGTGTATG GGTAGACATTGGTATTTATGAACCGTTGCTTTTGGACATCCTGCTTAATGCCTTAACGACCATAAGTTCAGA TCATCTTGGTATTAAGCAAGTACAGTTTGGAGGGTTAGAGTTCGAGAACTGGGATGAGAACTTGAAAACAGAAGAAGCTGGATATAGTATCCACAAAATTTAG